Proteins found in one Ptychodera flava strain L36383 chromosome 16, AS_Pfla_20210202, whole genome shotgun sequence genomic segment:
- the LOC139114398 gene encoding WD repeat-containing protein 76-like gives MIGATQMSKRKRVGSVNSEKNVAKRVKQGLQDDKRVRTEPRRSLRKVFAVKDVIAMENITNGDDLKVKKEVKGDASTNNNNSVAMVKKEEMNAMERVKEERESDDMSCDSSDEEGDGMSYERKRLKNIQENAKLFAELGIFQAKAKLRDSFGQPKSDVKKPSRNGLKSKPKAPEPLPRRMPSLRIRGLDPHGTPLPEVPKEPEPEPERHPRKPSGPMEVKPSNVEDSKESAVFQNAVTALCDTDIKPCKNTPELDRFLGEVSKMTITEDRVAKVVPDRIFSIAIHPSVSKTLVFAGGKWGSLGLWDVGAKSKTADNGVYAFEPHSRPITCLALPKQQPDKIYSCSYDGTVRCGDFNKMVFNEVCAATYGFDVWYSYLDFLSEDGSELVVGQMMNREGSIAIVDTRSNNKVAENVYGVHHRSVKTVNVHPTQRHYVMTASTDSTVAVWDIRNLKGGGKSNKPLVSVPHTRTVTSAFFSPLTGNKIVTTAFDDRLRVLNFSTTENSKKVEAEVVKSVRHDNHVGRWLTPFKAVWHPSREDVFVCGSMSRPRQIELFNEHCHHVHNFKDEENLGSVCSINAFHPTRNILVGGNSSGRVHIFM, from the exons ATGATTGGTGCAACACAGATGAGTAAGAGGAAGAGGGTCGGCTCTGTCAACAGTGAGAAAAATGTGGCAAAAAGGGTGAAACAGGGATTGCAAGAT GATAAGAGAGTCAGGACAGAACCAAGAAGGTCGTTAAGAAAGGTCTTTGCAGTCAAAGATGTCATAGCCATGGAGAATATCACAAATGGAGACGATCTCAAAGTCAAGAAAGAGGTGAAAGGAGATGCCTCGACTAACAACAACAATTCAGTTGCCATGGTGAAAAAGGAAGAGATGAATGCCATGGAGAGAGTGAAAGAGGAGAGAGAGTCAGATGATATGAGTTGTGATTCCAGTGATGAG GAAGGTGACGGCATGTCCTATGAAAGGAAGAGACTGAAGAATATTCAAGAGAATGCCAAGTTGTTTGCAGAACTGGGAATTTTTCAG GCAAAGGCAAAACTACGAGATTCTTTTGGTCAGCCAAAGAGTGATGTGAAAAAACCAAGCAGAAACGGACTGAAAAG TAAACCAAAGGCACCAGAGCCGTTGCCAAGACGAATGCCATCACTACGGATTCGGGGACTAGATCCACATGGTACTCCACTGCCTGAAGTACCCAAGGAACCTGAACCAGAGCCGGAAAGACAT CCTCGTAAACCATCAGGGCCAATGGAAGTGAAGCCGAGTAATGTAGAAGACAGCAAGGAGTCTGCTGTCTTTCAGAATGCAGTCACAGCGCTCTGTGACACTGACATCAAGCCCTGTAAGAACACACCAGAACTTGACAG ATTTCTTGGTGAAGTGTCCAAGATGACCATCACAGAGGACCGTGTGGCTAAAGTGGTTCCGGACAGAATATTCTCCATCGCTATTCATCCATCAGTCTCCAAAACTCTGGTCTTTGCCGGTGGCAAGTGGGGCAGTCTTGGTCTGTGGGATGTG GGTGCGAAGAGCAAGACGGCAGACAACGGTGTGTATGCATTTGAGCCACATTCCCGTCCAATCACTTGTCTGGCACTGCCAAAGCAACAGCCTGACAAGATATACTCCTGCAGTTATGATGGTACGGTGAGGTGTGGTGACTTCAACAAGATGGTCTTTAATGAG GTCTGTGCTGCTACATATGGTTTCGATGTGTGGTATAGTTATCTTGACTTCCTTTCTGAAGATGGCAGTGAACTTGTAGTCGGTCAAATGATGAACAGAGAGGGTAGCATTGCTATCGTGGACACCAGATCTAACAA CAAAGTAGCGGAGAATGTCTATGGAGTACACCACCGTAGTGTGAAGACAGTCAATGTACATCCAACTCAACGACATTATGTGATGACAGCATCCACAGATAG CACTGTTGCAGTATGGGACATCAGAAATCTGAAAGGTGGTGGTAAAAGTAACAAACCACTGGTGTCCGTACCTCACACTAGGACAGTGACGTCTGCGTTCTTCTCACCACTGACTGGAAATAAGATAGTAACAACAGCATTTGATGACAGACTCAG AGTTCTAAATTTTTCAACGACAGAGAACAGCAAGAAAGTAGAAgctgaggtggtgaaatctgtCAG GCATGATAACCATGTAGGTCGTTGGTTGACACCATTTAAAGCAGTGTGGCATCCTAGCAGAGAGGATGTCTTTGTCTGTGGAAGTATGAGTAGACCAAGACAG ATTGAGTTGTTCAACGAACACTGCCATCATGTACACAATTTCAAAGATGAGGAAAACCTTGGCTCAGTGTGTTCCATTAATGCATTCCACCCGACGAGAAACATCCTCGTCGGTGGAAACTCCAGTGGACGTGTGCACATCTTTATGTAG